The Nitrospirota bacterium genome window below encodes:
- a CDS encoding alpha/beta fold hydrolase, with translation MTTKTFKGPDRLSEMVDRQPTDIVLQNGRHSLVYLIHGITGTPVEMRYLARGLARRGGDVYATTLPGHCTSLRDLVRANEQQWCDHIAAQLTYARTRYEHVYVAGLSAGSLLSLEASTMVPVDGVGVMSPTFFYDGWNTPWSHAILPMALKLVPECLQHLLFHLDGPPYGVKDNMIQAHIRASYNPRAVFHEWVNLWWEGHESGAAGNGTEPPSAASKGYPLFPLRTLTEIDRLMKRVKGNLGKVSAPTVILQASDDDMTGPRNAQFVHDEIASLRKQIVMLDDCYHVITVDRQRQAVVNHLAEFFKLNAHAKQGVEGQNQREPVAS, from the coding sequence ATGACCACAAAGACCTTCAAGGGCCCTGACCGGCTCTCCGAGATGGTGGATCGCCAGCCGACGGATATCGTCCTCCAGAACGGCAGGCACTCCCTCGTCTATTTGATCCATGGCATTACCGGCACGCCGGTCGAGATGCGCTATCTGGCTCGCGGCCTGGCACGGCGTGGCGGAGATGTCTACGCCACAACCCTGCCGGGCCATTGCACCAGCCTGCGCGACCTTGTCAGGGCCAACGAGCAACAGTGGTGCGACCACATCGCCGCACAATTAACCTATGCGCGGACGCGCTATGAGCATGTCTATGTGGCGGGGTTGAGCGCCGGATCGCTGCTTTCGCTCGAAGCCTCAACCATGGTGCCGGTGGATGGAGTCGGCGTCATGTCCCCCACCTTCTTCTATGACGGGTGGAATACCCCCTGGAGCCATGCCATCCTGCCGATGGCCCTCAAATTGGTGCCTGAGTGCCTGCAGCATCTCTTGTTCCACCTGGATGGCCCTCCCTACGGCGTGAAAGACAACATGATCCAGGCGCACATTCGCGCCTCCTACAATCCAAGAGCGGTCTTTCACGAATGGGTCAATTTATGGTGGGAAGGACATGAGAGCGGAGCGGCAGGGAACGGGACAGAACCGCCATCGGCCGCATCCAAGGGCTATCCCCTCTTCCCCCTCAGGACTTTGACGGAAATCGATCGGCTCATGAAGCGCGTCAAGGGGAACTTAGGGAAGGTGTCGGCTCCGACGGTCATCCTGCAAGCGAGCGATGACGATATGACGGGACCTCGCAACGCGCAGTTCGTCCATGACGAAATCGCCTCGCTGCGCAAGCAAATCGTCATGCTGGACGATTGCTACCATGTCATCACAGTCGACCGGCAGCGCCAGGCTGTGGTCAATCACCTGGCTGAGTTTTTCAAATTGAACGCCCATGCCAAGCAGGGGGTCGAGGGGCAGAATCAGAGGGAACCGGTCGCAAGTTGA